The nucleotide window GTACTAAACCCCATCCAACTCCTTCTTTGAATATTTGTAGGCCGCTGATCCTCTGGTGCAGTATGGTGAAGAGGGAAGTGTCTGTGTGAGGAGCTAGACCAATGGCTCGATTGGGGTCTGGGCACAATGGATAAGAGTTCAGCTGCAAAGCAGTGCTGGCAACTCCAGGTGAACCAAGCCACTTCATTTCTTCTTCTGACAAGGCTAAGTACTCCAGAATATTATGCATTATTGTTATGGCTAGCTCCTCCATTTTCTTTTGTCCGTCCACCATTATGTCACTGCTTATATGGTTTTTTTTTGAAACAaaaacatattaattaattaggaGAATTAATTTTAGCATAATTTCTTTAGCTCCGCACCTAGTTTATTTGTTTATTGGGTCATGTCTACTAAGCCCCTACCCTCCCCAGGTGATAAGGGTGCGCTCTCCCATATTAACTTATAGCATTTCATATAAAAAACTTTGAAGTGCTTCCTAACCGAGTGATATTACTTTTGAATAAATAAGTAATAAACACAATCACTCATTTTTCAGAAAAAAAGATTgctataaaagaaaatttttactaaatattAGTGAGTATTGGTGGTCACCAGTTGCTTATTCATAACTAATATAAATTCATGGAAAAAGGTATTTAATTTgaaggttatatatatatatatatatatatatatatatatatatatatatatatgcaggaCGCAAATTAAATGAAGTAGCTTTACCCATTTCCCTACGTGCATGGAAGTGCATGGACTTACCAAAATTTCTGATAGTCATTGGACCATAGTTCTCTGGCATGATACAAAGGAGAACCAATGATAGTGAACCCTTCATGCCACATAAACTTGTTGAAAAACGACGATATTCGAGCTAAGCCGTATCCGGTGACTCCACCAGGAGACCTTAAGGCCTTGAGCTTTTGTGTAGTCGGAAGAGAGAAAAGCTGACGAGCCTCAGACTCAACTTCATCGAGTAGGTTCAATGGAATATCATGGTTCACAACTTGGAATACACCCCATGTCTCACATGCATGACCTATCAGCTTAGCTGCATCTGGGTCCTTGAGGTCAATCGTGGGTATAGATAACCAGTCATTGGACTCAAAGCCATCGGAGATAGGCCAAGCATGAGAATCAGGCACAGTAACGACATAATCAAAGTCTAAAGGGATGATATCGTCGACTTTGAGAGGATATTGTGTGTAGACTTCAGAGAGAGTGCTCATGGTATATAGCTATGATGACTACCTAGCAAGCAAGCAAATccaataaaagataggaaaatcaaagcaaaaagaagaaaaaaaaaatgttttcttAGTATTAGATTTGGTAGATTAATTATAAACAAATAAGCAAGATTAGGGTTAAGATGATACCGTTTGAAGAGGGAGACTGTTTGGACAGAGAAATGTCTGTATGTGAATTTGGAAGGATGTATGGAGAGGGGAATGTTGTTTTTTCCTTTTGCTTTTATAGAGGGAAATTTTTATCTAGGCCTACCTATTATACATCTAAGATATAAATATATCAGATTCACCTATTTAATGTCTTAatatgtattttgtattttgagccTATTTTTATCTCTTCTcctcatatatataaaagataaacaGATAAGATTCACCTATTTAATGTATTATCGTCCTTTTTGCTAAACCAAATCCAGctaaaaaaaattcttaatatGAAAGTTTTCAACAGCATAAATGGCTTTCATATGCTCACTTTTTGAGGCATGTAAATTTTATACCTCTGTTGTTGGTCAATTACATGTGGATTAAAGAAACCTtagttattaaataaataatttttttaataacaacTAATATAACTTATGTTTAATaaagatataaaaatatatactatttagttttaaattttgaaatagtttattaataataaaaggaTAAACAAACCTCATGAtgattttaaaatatcattaaaatttttagattttaaatataagaaatgatTTTAACAATAAATGTTTaagttttataaataatttttagtgacaaattgtttaattttaaattaatatagtaTAAAATGATGAGTAAAGTTTTATAATGCCCAAAATTGCaaagttaagaattttaaaattcttaatagtAGTAAAAAGAATTTTAAACAACTGTTTTTTTATATGAAATAAGATatagtatttaaaattaaaaaaacttagataaaaaattaatatttaatata belongs to Hevea brasiliensis isolate MT/VB/25A 57/8 chromosome 4, ASM3005281v1, whole genome shotgun sequence and includes:
- the LOC131179067 gene encoding gibberellin 3-beta-dioxygenase 1-like; protein product: MSTLSEVYTQYPLKVDDIIPLDFDYVVTVPDSHAWPISDGFESNDWLSIPTIDLKDPDAAKLIGHACETWGVFQVVNHDIPLNLLDEVESEARQLFSLPTTQKLKALRSPGGVTGYGLARISSFFNKFMWHEGFTIIGSPLYHARELWSNDYQKFCDIMVDGQKKMEELAITIMHNILEYLALSEEEMKWLGSPGVASTALQLNSYPLCPDPNRAIGLAPHTDTSLFTILHQRISGLQIFKEGVGWGLVQPVTGALVVNVGDLLHILSNARFPSVVHRVVMKEAKQRFSVAFFYSPPADFNLDPLGLSFGQIPLYRSVTVAEYVGRKAKDLENALASIRI